The DNA sequence agcttaaatttaattaaaattaaaatttaatttatattatattatattttataattatttaaattttatttaaaaaaattataaaatatttttttaaaatatttgtgggTGTCCACAGATACTcacaagtttaaaaaaaatcgcaaatattttttaagtgggTACCCAACGGATAAACAAATAgtgaatgatttttattttttttgttgcagGTTAAATTATAAGTAGGCACTATCCGTATTCGACCCAACCTCTTTCCATCTCTAGATACAACTTGGACaaattatcaatatataatttgtttacaACTCTCATAATTTGATCCCAGAAAACATTAGGGTGAATTCTAGATATTAAGAGTACAGATGGGAGAAGTTCATGGACATGCAGATGTTGAAATAGCTTTTATAAGACTTTCTTTTTTTGAACCAATTATAATTGGTTCTACATTTAAGTAAATTTCGAATAAAAAAGCCTTcggttattttttttttccgaatCTCTAAACTTAATCACTAACTATCATTTCCATCTTTGAATATATGTTAAAACCTTTTCCCAAATCATGCACTTTTCTTGCACTTTCATAGACTTTATAAAAGTTTTAGTTTCAGGattaatatcataaaattatatacctTTAGGGGTGTTTactccttttcctttttctttttttctgaaTGCTTCTGACATAGAGGAATATCCTAAAGTGCATGAAGAATAATGTTAGTgcacattatttaaaaatgttgaaaCACTAATAAGTTCAATGCATAAGCTAATGTACAGTTCCTTTGCTACAGATTAACtggttattaaaaaaatactttttaacaactaatttttgataacttttttaataatttaaggtAGTatctttttatgtgattttttatttttttttaaattctagaattatttaaaaaatattacctcagttcttaaaaaaaattattaaaatatcattgttcttGGTTATTATATCGGAAGACTACTTCGTGgaatttaaacttttaagtAAGATAGATATTTGCGTGAATTTTGGTTCAAATTCTTTACGTTTGgatatttctttataaatttcagattTACTTGTATATTACCGTTTGTGTTTATTTAGTATATGTTTCTGCATTTTTTAATACATGCACCATTCCCGACTAAGTGATTGCCGTAAAGTTTCTTGCTAGAAATTAATGAAAGCATCATCTTTATTAACTTTGAATCAGATTTGACAATCGTTAAAGATTTGCTCTGTTCTTCGATCATATTCCCTTGTGGCTTAAGTACTCAACAGTGTTAATTTTAACGTACATGGTAAATGGAAAAATTGATGACACCATTATTGTCATTTTAGTCTTTAACTTTACAAAATTCTCCTTCAGATTCTGAGTTTGCAAAACGttattcattttagtttttttttttcacttcacTTTCCATTGTTGttcagcaaaaaaaaaaaaaaaaggaagttcTAAGATTTTGTAAACTGAAGGACTAAAGTGAAGATTTCATATAATCAGCAGCTAAAATGATCAGCATTTACAGTGTCAGGGACAACTCAAGAAAAATCTAAACCTTCACCCATGTCTCACCATCGAAGGTACTTATTAGTAAAGATGTTGGTTGTcttgtctcattattttttcttactcGTTTGAGACATCTAAATACTCACGCAGATGATGAATTCCTTGAAATATTGGAGTATGTTGTCGTCCAAGAAGCTTCTAAACTAAATCATTTTTATCCGAGTTCACAAACTTCAAGTAACTTTCAGTCTTTTTGGCATGACCATGGCTTCCAAGTCCTAAAGGGAAGCGTTTCTTATGAGTTTTTCGCTTTCTCTCACTTGTGGCAATGGCAAGGTCATTGGGAAAGAGGTCTCGGAGGACAAAGGCATGCACTATAGTCGAGACAAAAACTGTTGTTACTATGAATGTAGAAATGAGACTCAACATTACACTCAAAGCCTGAGTTACAACGTTTGTGACTTGATTTGTGTAGTTTATGGTAGCAATCGCAGCAGCAGTCACTGGAAATGTGTAGGCCCACCATGAGATTGAGAATCTGCACAATCACACACAGAGTGTCACAAAAATCAACATAATGGAATAGCCAATGTTATAGATATTAACAAGAGCGTAGCTTACTTGAGTCCTCTGAAAAGATTGACCCGAACAGCCTGCAAAAGATTGACCCGAAACTGATAAGCAACTTGAATACTAAAATCGTTGATTGTGTAGAAAATCCGTGAGACAAAAGCTTACCAGCGTGAGATATAGGAACATGGAAGTGAAATAGAAAATTCGTGATTCCAAATGAAAAGAACCCTGAATCTTAGCCAATGCCAAAGCAGCAACACTAGGTGGTGCAACCAAAAGAAAGAACACTGGATGGAGGTCCCTGATGAGGGTCTTATTTGTTGGAAGCATCTGTGCGAGAGTTACAAATATCACCATATAGTGTGTAAGTCCaatagtgaagaaaaaaataggtccTTCTCTTAGGCCCATGGATGCACCCAATAAAGCTCCCACAAAATTTCCAACAATTGCTAGCATATTTGTTGGATTGGCAACCTTTGAGAGCATCCTTTTGCCCCCAAACATCCACTGTCCGTATATTTTTAGCATAAGGAAGAACAATGGAATCATTAGAATGTACCAAACCGCATGATGCAATTCTTTGGCAAACGATGAAGGAACTCCAAGAGCTAAGAACAAGAGGGATATCCATGGGGCAAAGAAGAAGTTAACACGAACTGCATGATGGAACTCGCGGCGAACTGCTTCAAAATAGAGAATTATTTTGAACAGATAGATGGCGAAAATAGTAGCAACTACAGCAACAGAGATAAGCCATAGCACGAAATTTATTTTCGGAGTTATGTGAAGAAATTCAGTGGAAGGTGACGTGGCCAATGCTTTCCATAGAATTGCTTGACTGCTAACTCCTAGACAaataccaaaagatgaaatcgGAAACCGGAGAAGGAATGGCCACTGCTTGTCCTGAGGATGCACCATCTCTTCTGGACACTTCTGAAGGAGTAAATCACAGTGTAAAAACTCAAATGgttgaaatattagtaaaaactgCATTGAACGATTTCTAGGATGTGGAACATTTGTTACACAGAAGAATATGACTGCATACCTTAGGAGTTTGTATCTGAGGATCTTCCGATGCTTTCACGAACAAAAAATCAACAGGTAAAGGCTTCTTAGTGTTGCTTAAGCTGTTATCCTCTTCTACACTTTGTGAATGTACCCTTCCACGCAGAATTGATAATTTCGCCTCAAGTTTACTGTACCATGTTTTGCAAAAGTTAGTTCCATTATCGTTCAAGCTTTTGAGGCTTTCATGATTTGTAAAATTCACTGAGCTTGCTTCCTCTGGTTGCACGC is a window from the Vigna unguiculata cultivar IT97K-499-35 chromosome 7, ASM411807v1, whole genome shotgun sequence genome containing:
- the LOC114190149 gene encoding S-type anion channel SLAH2-like isoform X2 produces the protein MENNVYRETEGHGFPKVPSLVPHISNVKKSSSFKESEKKVAGGQGDEQEHSVSINMPLNCEDVQLHGTARVSETDLSGNGAPIFSSESTTTYSKPPLPSQSMPNGSVQPEEASSVNFTNHESLKSLNDNGTNFCKTWYSKLEAKLSILRGRVHSQSVEEDNSLSNTKKPLPVDFLFVKASEDPQIQTPKCPEEMVHPQDKQWPFLLRFPISSFGICLGVSSQAILWKALATSPSTEFLHITPKINFVLWLISVAVVATIFAIYLFKIILYFEAVRREFHHAVRVNFFFAPWISLLFLALGVPSSFAKELHHAVWYILMIPLFFLMLKIYGQWMFGGKRMLSKVANPTNMLAIVGNFVGALLGASMGLREGPIFFFTIGLTHYMVIFVTLAQMLPTNKTLIRDLHPVFFLLVAPPSVAALALAKIQGSFHLESRIFYFTSMFLYLTLAVRVNLFRGLKFSISWWAYTFPVTAAAIATINYTNQVTNVVTQALSVMLSLISTFIVTTVFVSTIVHAFVLRDLFPNDLAIATSERKRKTHKKRFPLGLGSHGHAKKTESYLKFVNSDKNDLV
- the LOC114190149 gene encoding S-type anion channel SLAH2-like isoform X1, which produces MENNVYRETEGHGFPKVPSLVPHISNVKKSSSFKESEKKVAGGQGDEQEHSVSINMPLNCEDVQLHGTARVSETDLSGNGAPIFSSESTTTYSKPPLPSQSMPNGSVQPEEASSVNFTNHESLKSLNDNGTNFCKTWYSKLEAKLSILRGRVHSQSVEEDNSLSNTKKPLPVDFLFVKASEDPQIQTPKKCPEEMVHPQDKQWPFLLRFPISSFGICLGVSSQAILWKALATSPSTEFLHITPKINFVLWLISVAVVATIFAIYLFKIILYFEAVRREFHHAVRVNFFFAPWISLLFLALGVPSSFAKELHHAVWYILMIPLFFLMLKIYGQWMFGGKRMLSKVANPTNMLAIVGNFVGALLGASMGLREGPIFFFTIGLTHYMVIFVTLAQMLPTNKTLIRDLHPVFFLLVAPPSVAALALAKIQGSFHLESRIFYFTSMFLYLTLAVRVNLFRGLKFSISWWAYTFPVTAAAIATINYTNQVTNVVTQALSVMLSLISTFIVTTVFVSTIVHAFVLRDLFPNDLAIATSERKRKTHKKRFPLGLGSHGHAKKTESYLKFVNSDKNDLV